In Bacteroidales bacterium, the following are encoded in one genomic region:
- a CDS encoding ATP-binding protein: MKLAITGAHRVGKTTLIENLLESLPDYEHIPEPYYELEESGHLFYEIPVVEDYLAQLMHSIKQISRNNGNVIFDRCPIDIMAYIEAIGGHGNIQSLYSKVELIMTEIDLLVFVPIESPDVISCPESELPELRNQINELLTDWIWDFGIETIEVTGTPLARKNQVIDRISNA; this comes from the coding sequence ATGAAATTAGCAATAACAGGAGCACATAGAGTTGGGAAAACAACATTAATTGAAAATTTACTCGAATCCCTTCCTGATTACGAACATATACCAGAGCCTTACTATGAACTGGAAGAATCGGGACATCTATTTTACGAAATACCTGTTGTCGAAGATTATCTAGCTCAATTAATGCATTCAATCAAACAGATTTCAAGGAACAATGGAAATGTAATTTTCGACAGGTGCCCAATTGATATAATGGCATATATTGAAGCGATTGGCGGACATGGAAATATTCAATCATTATACAGTAAGGTTGAACTCATCATGACCGAAATCGACCTGCTTGTATTTGTACCTATTGAAAGTCCGGATGTAATATCATGTCCCGAATCAGAATTACCGGAACTTAGAAATCAGATAAATGAGTTGCTTACTGATTGGATATGGGATTTTGGAATAGAAACGATAGAAGTTACAGGAACACCATTAGCCCGCAAGAATCAGGTTATCGATAGGATATCGAATGCTTAA